One part of the Botrytis cinerea B05.10 chromosome 8, complete sequence genome encodes these proteins:
- the Bcpre9 gene encoding Bcpre9 has product MSRRYDSRTTIFSPEGRLYQVEYALEAISHAGTALGILAKDGIVLAAERKVTSKLLEQDTSAEKLYILNDNMICAVAGMTADANILINYARQAAQRYLLTYNEDIPCEQLVRRLCDLKQGYTQHGGLRPFGVSFIYAGYDPQREFQLYQSNPSGNYGGWKATSVGANNASAQSLLKQDYKEDCDLKEACGMAVKVLSKTMDSTKLSSEKIEFATVGKNKDGTIYHHLWGADEITTLLKEHDLAKDETGPDGDRIIS; this is encoded by the exons ATGTCTAGAAGATACGATTCAAGA ACTACTATCTTCTCCCCAGAAGGACGTCTTTACCAAGTTGAATATGCTCTCGAAGCTATCTCTCATGCAGGAACAGCATTGGGAATATTAGCAAAGGACGGAATCGTATTGGCAGCAGAAAGAAAGGTTACTAGCAAGTTATTGGAGCAGGATACTTCAGCTGAGAAGCTTTACATCTTGAACGA CAATATGATCTGCGCAGTAGCAGGTATGACAGCTGATGCCAACATCCTCATCAATTACGCCCGCCAAGCTGCTCAACGATACCTCCTTACCTACAACGAAGATATTCCTTGCGAACAACTTGTACGTCGATTATGCGATTTGAAACAAGGTTATACTCAACATGGTGGTCTTCGTCCCTTTGGtgtttcattcatctatGCAGGTTACGACCCACAGAGAGAGTTCCAATTATACCAGAGCAACCCTAGTGGTAACTATGGAGGATGGAAGGCTACAAGTGTTGGTGCAAATAACGCTAGTGCGCAGAGTTTGTTGAAGCAGGACTACAAGGAGGATTGTGATCTGAAGGAGGCTTGTGGAATGGCGGTCAAAGTGTTGAGCAAGACTATGGATTCTACGAAGTTGAGCAGTGAGAAGA TTGAGTTTGCGACAGTAGGAAAGAACAAGGATGGCACCATTTACCACCACCTCTGGGGTGCGGATGAGATTACGACATTATTGAAGGAACATGATTTAGCTAAGGATGAGACTGGACCAGATGGTGATCGAATAATCAGTTAG
- the Bcluc7 gene encoding Bcluc7: MAAEQRKLLEQLMGAGASSRAAQLSITDPKICRSFLVGTCPHDLFTNTKQDLGPCPKIHSEPLKTEFETAAPPQKQKWGFEYDYMRDLQKYIDECNRRIDVAQRRLEKTPDEIRQTNALLKQISDLSKSIESGLLEIQILGEQAEVSRAYEEFFRIRQAMQTKAEKEKELKALSDTSGPSGHQKLQVCDVCGAYLSRLDNDRRLADHFYGKMHLGYAQMRKTYDAFPKEMKRSRPGADDMDHNSAPRGYDGGYGDGGYGGRGGGYGGRGGGRGGFRGRGRGFRGGW, from the exons ATGGCCGCAGAACAGAGAAAGCTTCTTG AGCAGCTCATGGGCGCTGGAGCATCCTCTCGCGCAGCACAGCTTTCAATTACAGATCCAAAGATTTGCCGTTCTTTTCTCGTCGGTACTTGTCCTCACGATCTCTTCACAAATACGAAACAAGATTTAGGACCATGTCCAAAGATCCATTCAGAGCCATTAAAGACGGAGTTCGAAACTGCAGCACCTCCTCAAAAACAGAAATGGGGTTTTGAATACGATTACATGCGTGACTTACAGAAATACATTGATGAATGTAATAGAAGGATAGATGTCGCACAGCGACGCTTGGAGAAAACACCCGATGAAATTCGACAAACAAACGCCCTTCTTAAACAAATATCTGATCTATCGAAATCCATCGAGTCTGGTCTATTAGAAATTCAGATTTTAGGAGAACAAGCGGAGGTATCGCGCGCTTATGAAGAGTTCTTCCGTATAAGACAGGCTATGCAGACAAaggcagagaaagaaaaggagctCAAGGCATTATCAGATACCAGCGGACCTTCAGGTCATCAAAAATTACAAGTTTGTGATGTCTGCGGAGCTTATTTGAGTCGGTTGGATAATGATCGAAGACTGGCGGACCATTTTTACGGAAAAATGCATCTAGGTTATGCGCAAATGAGGAAGACATATGATGCATTCCCGAAGGAAATGAAGAGATCAAGACCTGGTGCTGATGACATGGATCATAATTCGGCGCCGAGAGGGTATGATGGTGGTTATGGTGATGGTGGATATGGCGGCAGAGGGGGTGGATATGGAGGCCGCGGTGGAGGAAGAGGTGGCTTTAGAGGCAGGGGAAGAGGATTTAGAGGTGGATGGTAA
- the Bcgpi16 gene encoding Bcgpi16, whose translation MALNAMNPMNKFYHIFFLLFSLLSTGVVASSDYHEQLLLRPLHPSSLLASFNFQSNTSLESFEQQNFRYFPRSLGQILQYANTRELHLRFSLGRWDAENWGARPWGGTREGGTGVELWAWVEAATDEEADGRWLTLTNALSGLFCASLNFIDSTRTTRPVLSFQPVNDHSDSTLANLHLLHGTLPREVVCTENLTPFLKLLPCKGKAGISSLLDGHKLFDASWQSMSIDVQPICASDSSDCQLQITQTIDMVLDIQRSRRPRDNPIPRPVPFEDLKCDTSKSYHAEDTCFPLDNAAEEEDWSLSQIFGHSMKGSCPLADDVEDSVCINVPHARNVFTSGGAVEHKDPSGYSRCFRIPQDSDFEMVLPRQDIHEKAPLEQPLLYAERSFIGYGQERGGVQAILTNPSPTNAVDFVYMESLPWFMKVYLHTLKADTNGLYEDVIQEMFYRPALDRKRGTQLEVRMRIPADSTVILTYDFEKAILRYTEYPPDANRGFDIAPAVITIGNVSIRTTSLLLPLPTPDFSMPYNVIILTSTVMALAFGSVFNLLVRRFVAADEAENWDIKAVRMRVLMAVQKTLARITGKAKFGKGE comes from the exons ATGGCTTTGAATGCCATGAATCCGATGAATAAATTTTACcatattttcttccttttaTTTAGTTTGTTATCTACAGGAGTAGTCGCATCCTCAGATTATCACGAGCAACTTCTTTTACGACCCCTTCATCCTTCATCGTTACTCGCTTCATTCAACTTTCAAAGTAACACAAGCCTCGAATCATTCGAACAACAGAATTTTCGCTATTTTCCAAGATCATTGGGGCAAATTCTTCAGTATGCCAATACCCGAGAATTACATTTGAGGTTCAGCCTTGGTAGATGGGATGCCGAAAATTGGGGTGCAAGGCCATGGGGAGGTACGAGGGAAGGTGGAACAGGTGTAGAGCTTTGGGCTTGGGTAGAAGCTGCCACTGATGAGGA GGCTGATGGTCGCTGGCTAACCTTGACCAACGCATTGTCTGGCCTTTTCTGTGCTTCCCTTAACTTCATCGATTCCACAAGAACAACGAGACCTGTCTTATCATTTCAACCAGTCAATGATCACTCAGACTCCACATTAGCGAACCTACACTTACTGCATGGAACTCTACCACGAGAAGTCGTCTGCACAGAAAATCTGACGCCTTTCTTGAAACTCCTGCCCTGTAAAGGCAAGGCCGGTATTTCGAGCTTACTTGATGGACATAAGCTATTTGATGCTTCATGGCAGAGCATGTCAATTGATGTGCAACCTATATGCGCAAGTGATTCGAGTGACTGCCAGCTTCAGATCACACAAACTATTGACATGGTATTAGATATCCAAAGATCCAGGCGTCCAAGAG ACAATCCAATTCCACGGCCCGTAccatttgaagatttgaaatgcGATACATCTAAATCATACCATGCCGAGGATACTTGCTTCCCTCTAGATAACGCCgcggaagaagaggattggAGTCTATCACAAATTTTTGGTCATTCGATGAAGGGATCTTGTCCACTAGctgatgatgttgaagattcCGTTTGCATAAATGTTCCTCATGCCCGCAATGTCTTTACTTCTGGAGGAGCAGTTGAGCACAAAGATCCCTCTGGATACAGCCGATGTTTTCGAATACCACAAGACAGCGATTTCGAGATGGTATTACCTCGACAAGACATTCACGAAAAAGCCCCATTGGAGCAACCCCTACTTTATGCCGAACGCTCATTTATTGGATATGGGCAGGAACGAGGTGGTGTACAAGCCATACTCACAAATCCTTCGCCAACGAATGCAGTTGATTTTGTATACATGGAGTCGCTCCCTTGGTTCATGAAGGTATATCTTCATACCTTAAAGGCCGATACTAACGGCTTGTATGAAGATGTCATACAAGAGATGTTCTATCGTCCAGCCTTGGATCGCAAGAGAGGGACTCAATTGGAAGTGCGGATGCGCATTCCAGCAGATTCTACAGTCATTTTGACCTATGACTTTGAAAAGGCCATCCTTCGATATACAGAGTATCCTCCTGACGCGAACcgtggatttgatattgctCCGGCCGTTATCACCATTGGAAATGTTAGCATTCGAACCACGAGTCTCTTGCTTCCACTTCCAACACCGGATTTCAGCATGCCTTACAATGTTATTATTCTTACCAGTACTGTAATGGCCTTGGCATTTGGAAGCGTTTTCAATCTTCTAGTCAGGAGATTTGTTGCAGCGGATGAAGCTGAAAATTGGGACATCAAGGCTGTTAGGATGCGGGTTTTAATGGCTGTGCAAAAGACCCTGGCTCGGATAACGGGAAAAGCGAAGTTTGGCAAGGGAGAATAG